The following are encoded together in the Microbacterium hatanonis genome:
- a CDS encoding FUSC family protein produces MRVTASFRSARRTPFLQVSKSAIATIAAWLLAGWLVPGPLPVFAAIAALLVVQPSLNQSLTRAVERSVGVIAGVIVASALGIALGSSTWVILIAAAVALLAAWALKLTPGAANQVAISAILVLALGTATPLYAVDRVIETLIGALVGLIVNVALVPPVAVAPARQRIEALGDELSAALDRLADALATPQTPASLEELLLEARLMRPMRDAAETALSDARDSLALNPRGRRHRDDLARLERLLDVFTPILTQVIGMTRAAYDRYDPSIVDEPSVRAIAEQLRRASHDVHLAVLRHRAPDAASASRASDGAASAPLEPPALTRPLDIGKPSEGHWVLVGSLLVDLHRIHEALGETANT; encoded by the coding sequence ATGCGTGTGACCGCCTCCTTCCGCTCCGCGCGCCGGACCCCGTTCCTCCAGGTCTCGAAGTCGGCGATCGCGACGATCGCCGCGTGGCTGCTCGCCGGGTGGCTCGTGCCCGGGCCGCTCCCGGTGTTCGCGGCGATCGCTGCGCTGCTCGTCGTGCAGCCCAGCTTGAACCAGTCGCTGACGCGCGCGGTCGAACGCAGCGTGGGGGTCATCGCCGGGGTGATCGTCGCCTCCGCGCTCGGGATCGCGCTCGGCTCGTCGACCTGGGTGATCCTCATCGCGGCGGCGGTGGCGCTCCTCGCCGCCTGGGCGCTGAAGCTGACCCCGGGGGCCGCGAATCAGGTCGCGATCAGCGCGATCCTCGTGCTCGCGCTCGGCACCGCGACGCCGCTCTACGCCGTCGATCGCGTGATCGAGACGCTCATCGGCGCGCTCGTCGGCCTCATCGTGAACGTGGCACTCGTGCCGCCGGTCGCCGTCGCCCCGGCCCGGCAGCGGATCGAGGCGCTCGGCGACGAGCTGTCGGCCGCCCTGGATCGCCTCGCCGATGCGCTCGCGACTCCCCAGACGCCCGCCTCCCTCGAGGAGCTCCTGCTCGAGGCGCGCCTGATGCGCCCCATGCGCGACGCGGCGGAAACGGCCCTGTCCGACGCACGGGACTCGCTCGCCCTCAATCCGCGCGGCCGCCGTCACCGCGACGATCTCGCCCGTCTCGAGCGGTTGCTCGACGTCTTCACCCCGATCCTCACCCAGGTGATCGGCATGACCAGGGCCGCCTACGACCGCTACGACCCGTCGATCGTCGACGAGCCGTCGGTACGGGCGATCGCCGAGCAGCTGCGCCGCGCCTCGCACGACGTGCATCTCGCGGTGCTGCGGCACCGGGCCCCCGACGCGGCCTCGGCGTCGCGCGCGAGCGACGGCGCAGCATCCGCGCCGCTCGAACCTCCCGCGCTCACGCGACCGCTCGACATCGGCAAACCGTCGGAGGGCCACTGGGTGCTCGTCGGCTCGCTGCTGGTCGACCTGCACCGCATCCACGAAGCTCTCGGAGAGACGGCGAACACATGA
- a CDS encoding DUF2945 domain-containing protein codes for MATDFSTGDRVSWNTPQGRTRGSIVEKKTSDFTLAGQHFTASSDEPAFVVESEKSGNRAAHKGSALRRLKDA; via the coding sequence ATGGCAACGGATTTCTCGACCGGTGACCGGGTCAGTTGGAACACCCCGCAGGGTCGAACCCGCGGCAGCATCGTCGAGAAGAAGACGAGCGACTTCACCCTCGCCGGGCAGCACTTCACCGCCTCGTCGGACGAACCCGCCTTCGTCGTCGAGTCGGAGAAGAGCGGCAACCGCGCGGCGCACAAGGGTTCGGCTCTGCGCCGACTCAAGGACGCCTGA
- a CDS encoding nitroreductase/quinone reductase family protein: MTDFNTRIIEEFRANGGHVATAGFGDRLVLLHTTGAKSGAPRISPLMGIPTDEGWLVAASKGGAPEEPAWAHNLRANPSIEVETGEGTVAAKAVELRGAERDAGWQRFLAASPGFADYEKRTDRLIAVFHLVRS, encoded by the coding sequence GTGACCGATTTCAACACCCGGATCATCGAAGAGTTCCGCGCCAACGGCGGCCATGTCGCCACCGCCGGGTTCGGTGATCGTCTCGTCCTGCTGCACACGACCGGCGCGAAGTCGGGCGCCCCGCGCATCAGCCCGCTCATGGGCATCCCCACCGACGAGGGGTGGCTCGTCGCCGCGTCGAAAGGCGGTGCGCCCGAAGAGCCCGCGTGGGCCCACAACCTCCGCGCGAACCCGTCCATCGAGGTCGAGACCGGCGAGGGCACCGTGGCCGCGAAAGCCGTCGAACTGCGCGGCGCCGAGCGCGATGCCGGCTGGCAGCGCTTTCTCGCGGCGTCTCCCGGCTTCGCCGACTATGAGAAGCGCACCGACCGGCTCATCGCCGTCTTCCACCTCGTCCGCTCCTGA
- a CDS encoding TraR/DksA family transcriptional regulator: MTIDHAAVLSTLLREAEQRLAHLDDDERSLLRDRADATADDEHDPEGSTLSGEWSRVDALRRGAEQDRADAATALARVADGTYGTCVVCGGPIAPGRLEARPTAATCIGCAR; encoded by the coding sequence ATGACCATTGATCACGCCGCCGTCCTCAGCACGCTCCTGCGTGAGGCCGAACAGCGTCTCGCCCACCTCGACGACGACGAGCGCAGTCTTCTCCGCGACCGGGCCGACGCGACGGCGGACGACGAGCACGACCCCGAGGGATCGACGCTGTCGGGGGAGTGGAGTCGCGTGGACGCGCTGCGGCGCGGCGCCGAGCAGGACCGGGCGGATGCGGCGACGGCTCTCGCCCGCGTCGCCGACGGCACGTACGGTACGTGCGTCGTGTGCGGCGGCCCGATCGCCCCGGGGCGGCTGGAGGCGCGTCCGACGGCAGCCACCTGCATCGGCTGCGCCCGCTGA
- a CDS encoding SCO4848 family membrane protein — protein sequence METLLVVLLFVNAAFNVIVWPRFYMRVAKDTRARDAAGKPTTFLIVHAVLIALALVIALASVIAGIAALTT from the coding sequence GTGGAAACTCTGCTCGTCGTCCTGCTGTTCGTCAACGCCGCCTTCAACGTGATCGTCTGGCCGCGGTTCTACATGCGCGTCGCCAAAGACACCCGTGCGCGCGATGCCGCGGGCAAGCCGACCACCTTCCTCATCGTGCACGCGGTGCTCATCGCGCTGGCTCTCGTCATCGCGCTCGCGTCGGTGATCGCCGGCATCGCCGCGCTCACCACCTGA
- a CDS encoding helix-turn-helix transcriptional regulator: MDRPQLAEFLRTRREALQPEDVGLSRGPRRRTPGLRREEVAQLAGMSTDYLNRLEQQRGPQPSVQMLAAIARALHLDLDERDHLFRLAGHPAPDRVGASDHISPGLLRIVDRLHDTPAQVITELGEVLLQTEPARALLGELTGREGMSRSTVHRWFTEPESRRIYPADDHEMRGRIFTAELRTAYARLGRDSAAGAIVADLLRVSPEFATVWAAHDVADKHPRSKRFAHDGVGEVTLECQTLLDTDTNQRLLVFTARPGTEDAEKLALLRVLGTQRMSV; encoded by the coding sequence ATGGACCGCCCGCAGCTCGCCGAGTTCCTCCGCACCCGGCGCGAGGCGTTGCAACCCGAGGACGTCGGTCTCTCGCGAGGACCCCGGCGGCGCACCCCGGGCCTTCGCCGCGAGGAGGTGGCGCAGCTCGCGGGCATGTCGACGGATTATCTGAACCGCCTCGAGCAGCAACGGGGTCCGCAGCCGTCCGTGCAGATGCTGGCCGCCATCGCTCGCGCGCTGCACCTCGACCTCGACGAGCGCGATCATCTCTTCCGCCTCGCCGGACACCCGGCGCCCGACAGGGTCGGTGCGAGCGACCACATCTCCCCCGGTCTCCTCCGCATCGTCGACCGCCTCCACGACACCCCGGCGCAGGTGATCACCGAGCTCGGCGAGGTGCTGCTCCAGACCGAACCGGCCCGAGCCCTCCTCGGCGAGCTGACCGGCAGAGAAGGGATGTCGCGCTCCACCGTGCACCGCTGGTTCACGGAACCGGAGTCGCGTCGGATCTACCCCGCCGACGACCACGAGATGCGGGGCCGCATCTTCACCGCGGAGCTGCGCACGGCCTACGCCCGCCTCGGGCGCGACTCCGCGGCCGGAGCGATCGTTGCAGACCTGCTGCGCGTCAGTCCGGAGTTCGCGACCGTGTGGGCCGCCCATGACGTCGCGGACAAGCATCCGCGTTCCAAGCGGTTCGCCCACGACGGCGTCGGCGAAGTGACGCTCGAGTGTCAGACGCTGCTGGACACCGACACGAATCAACGTCTGCTGGTGTTCACCGCCCGCCCCGGCACGGAGGACGCGGAGAAGCTCGCGCTGCTCCGTGTGCTCGGCACGCAACGGATGTCGGTCTGA
- a CDS encoding SDR family NAD(P)-dependent oxidoreductase — protein MTNPRIILITGGSRGLGRASALALADGGDDLVVTYRSEPAAAASVVAEIEARGRRAVSMRLDTTAPETFPAFARDLSEALRATWGREDLDALVNNAGYAGDTPFGAIERAEIDRLVAVHFTGVVLLTQEIAPMIADGGRILNVSTGLTRFAVASGQSVYASMKAAIETWTMYLAKDLGARRIAVNVLAPGATATDFAGGGIRDSADYRAMILPTVAMGRIGEPDDVGAAVAGILDPRLGWVTAQRIEASGGQRL, from the coding sequence ATGACGAATCCACGCATCATCCTCATCACCGGCGGCTCTCGTGGTCTCGGCCGCGCGTCCGCTCTCGCGCTCGCCGACGGCGGCGACGATCTCGTCGTCACCTATCGGAGCGAGCCCGCCGCCGCCGCATCCGTCGTCGCCGAGATCGAGGCCCGCGGACGACGCGCTGTGTCGATGCGGCTGGACACGACCGCCCCGGAGACCTTCCCGGCCTTCGCGCGCGATCTGAGTGAGGCACTGCGCGCGACGTGGGGGCGCGAAGACCTCGACGCCCTGGTCAACAACGCGGGCTACGCCGGAGACACTCCCTTCGGGGCGATCGAACGCGCCGAGATCGACAGGCTCGTCGCCGTGCACTTCACCGGTGTGGTGCTCCTCACGCAGGAGATCGCCCCGATGATCGCGGACGGCGGGCGCATCCTGAACGTCTCGACGGGGCTCACCCGCTTCGCCGTCGCCTCGGGGCAATCGGTGTACGCCTCGATGAAGGCCGCGATCGAGACGTGGACGATGTACCTGGCGAAGGACCTCGGTGCGCGCCGGATCGCCGTGAACGTCCTCGCCCCCGGCGCGACGGCGACGGACTTCGCCGGCGGCGGCATCCGCGACAGTGCGGACTACCGGGCCATGATCCTCCCCACCGTCGCCATGGGAAGGATCGGCGAACCGGATGACGTCGGGGCGGCGGTGGCCGGCATCCTCGATCCGCGCCTGGGCTGGGTCACCGCGCAGCGGATCGAGGCCTCCGGGGGTCAGCGGCTCTGA
- a CDS encoding organic hydroperoxide resistance protein has protein sequence MDVIYTAEALATGEGRGGHVATKDGLLDTDLRIPKEMGGPGGGLNPEALFAAGYAACFHGALQAVAIGQKVKLEDTSVGSRVHIGPNGEGGFQLSVELEVVIPNLPHDEAQALADAAHQVCPYSNATRGNIDVTVTVSDD, from the coding sequence ATGGACGTCATCTACACCGCAGAAGCACTCGCGACCGGCGAAGGACGCGGCGGCCACGTCGCCACGAAGGACGGGCTGCTCGACACCGACTTGCGCATCCCCAAGGAGATGGGTGGCCCCGGCGGCGGCCTCAACCCCGAGGCCCTGTTCGCCGCCGGCTACGCGGCCTGCTTCCACGGCGCGCTCCAGGCGGTCGCCATTGGCCAGAAGGTCAAGCTCGAAGACACCAGCGTCGGTTCGCGCGTGCACATCGGCCCGAACGGCGAGGGCGGCTTCCAGCTGTCGGTCGAGCTCGAGGTCGTCATCCCGAACCTCCCGCACGACGAGGCGCAGGCGCTCGCCGACGCCGCCCACCAGGTCTGCCCCTACTCGAACGCGACCCGCGGCAACATCGACGTCACGGTCACCGTCTCAGACGACTGA
- a CDS encoding MarR family winged helix-turn-helix transcriptional regulator yields the protein MPAVDHMVCFALYSASRATTQAYRRVLEPWGLTYPQYLVLVTLWTDGPRTVGELGHTLDLDSGTLSPLLRRLERSGIVSRTRRSDDERVVEVSLTELGLDLRERMNGVSAQIATCMGIEIDAARELLDSLHTLTRSVQASSEASAS from the coding sequence ATGCCCGCAGTCGACCACATGGTGTGCTTCGCCCTGTACTCGGCGAGCCGCGCCACCACCCAGGCGTACCGCCGCGTGCTCGAGCCGTGGGGCCTCACCTACCCGCAGTACCTCGTGCTGGTGACCCTGTGGACCGACGGCCCGCGCACGGTCGGCGAGCTCGGCCACACGCTCGACCTCGACTCCGGCACGCTGTCGCCCCTCCTTCGACGACTCGAGCGTTCCGGCATCGTGAGCCGCACGCGCCGCTCCGATGACGAGCGCGTCGTCGAGGTCTCCCTCACCGAGCTCGGGCTCGATCTGCGCGAACGCATGAACGGGGTCTCGGCGCAGATCGCGACCTGCATGGGCATCGAGATCGACGCCGCCCGCGAACTGCTCGACTCGCTGCACACCCTCACGCGCAGCGTGCAGGCCTCCTCCGAGGCATCCGCCTCCTGA
- a CDS encoding SCO7613 C-terminal domain-containing membrane protein codes for MSATTGVRRAPRWSVDALRALRESPACPVCEVNAVADRFCRACGADFTEIGDELWQVSQSAADALEARQGVLDRVPLRPRVAPAPAPRAAATPPTSRPGSSATVQSVLALAGAGLVAVAAIVFTFFNPDLTDRAVRGAIVAAITVVFLLGARVLMRRGLRFSAEAVGALGIVFVGLDVSSVAELTPAGQSPWVLAAVGTLIAGAAMGALGAVVRLRVWLWAAVVGVSLVPVMFGVAAGPGVGLPAGALATAGAAFALMSATDRLRARFDGRLRAERIALTVVQIAFVAIAVPPVWVPDDASGLWVTTGALVAAAVLALLSARHPAGAFWSFVAGSAGVAAAAMVPLAVASTSTASSEWVGLAAVPAAAAVGLVAVGALVPTPHPVLREPFHAGALAAIALASMAPASFAGLLGSATVWGVDSEDDLFDPAVTGATATGLASVAIGLIAFGLLSIRRGENRRWVAQLGAWSGMAAALVTLTSTSLPLWVRVALGLSYAVGLSLAVMLPRLLSSSAATRLPLIAGAHAALILAGLLSWRDDAVVVWAGTAIVATVALLARTLPAAARFWHVGVGYAYALVVFGTALHQLGLGSIALLCLTTAVGGIAAIVATFVPAVRPRAWWAVLVVTAVPFAIGVAQVVFERSGWTALSTAVIFALALTLVHTRRPGLGAALRTLAGAVLVPALAVVAVCLGAQFLEVSGSPVVLPVIAALVALVLPSLPTIRDALVGRVGETGAAAAERGIEASTLLTAAIAVALSLARESAGLGTTLVVLTILGVGAGAAALWGRRRYGWWLAGAALTGALWCAWALSGVDAFEPYVLPPTLGAAIIGLVLTARGGKGRAIYCAGLVLAVVPVAVLLAISGSGGPVAGRTYGLVVAAWALAGIGMLLGRGDSRIAERLRGLRVPTFAVAVAAGAAGAVQAVRWGFALDTAPLSATPDVLLFLALGAAGAIPAALAGRALRRGGAAGSPLASSRWLLAPAVLYIAAAAWPAIHRDWFTIWTMWALMVAALAIMLVVAVRDRSRATGLPPVWFLFVIAFATAVVAWSPRDLRVEWFSLPLGAFLLVAGATALAGSAAGGDAAARPRLSDWPRGWRGSWALLAPGLLVMLSASIAATYTDPLTWRAILVIVVALAAILVGAGARVAAPFVIGIVVLPVENVLAFMVQIGRGIESMPWWITLSVVGAVLLIIAVTYERRDGEGEGIAARLRDLA; via the coding sequence GTGAGCGCGACCACGGGCGTGCGACGCGCGCCGAGGTGGAGCGTCGACGCTCTGCGGGCCCTCCGGGAGTCGCCGGCGTGTCCGGTCTGCGAGGTGAACGCGGTGGCCGACAGGTTCTGCCGCGCCTGCGGTGCCGACTTCACCGAGATCGGCGACGAGCTCTGGCAGGTGTCGCAGTCGGCCGCCGACGCCCTCGAGGCGCGCCAGGGCGTACTGGACCGCGTTCCTCTGCGCCCCCGCGTCGCCCCGGCGCCGGCGCCGCGCGCTGCGGCAACGCCACCGACGTCCCGACCGGGCTCGAGCGCGACCGTGCAGTCCGTGCTCGCCCTCGCCGGCGCGGGACTCGTCGCCGTTGCCGCGATCGTCTTCACCTTCTTCAACCCCGACCTCACCGACCGGGCCGTCCGCGGAGCGATCGTCGCCGCGATCACCGTCGTGTTCCTCCTCGGGGCGCGCGTGCTGATGCGCCGCGGTCTGCGCTTCTCCGCCGAAGCGGTCGGCGCCCTCGGGATCGTGTTCGTCGGACTCGATGTGAGCTCGGTCGCCGAACTGACCCCGGCCGGCCAGAGCCCCTGGGTGCTCGCCGCCGTAGGCACGCTCATCGCGGGGGCCGCCATGGGCGCACTCGGTGCGGTCGTGCGGCTGCGGGTATGGCTGTGGGCCGCGGTCGTGGGCGTCTCGCTGGTGCCGGTCATGTTCGGCGTCGCGGCAGGACCGGGCGTGGGCCTCCCGGCGGGAGCCCTCGCCACGGCCGGTGCCGCGTTCGCCCTCATGAGCGCGACCGACCGCCTACGCGCCCGGTTCGACGGGCGCCTCCGTGCCGAACGGATCGCGCTGACCGTCGTGCAGATCGCCTTCGTCGCTATCGCCGTGCCTCCCGTCTGGGTGCCCGACGACGCCAGCGGGCTCTGGGTCACCACCGGAGCACTCGTCGCCGCGGCGGTTCTCGCCCTCCTCTCGGCCAGACATCCGGCCGGCGCCTTCTGGAGCTTCGTCGCGGGATCCGCGGGGGTCGCAGCCGCCGCGATGGTCCCCCTGGCCGTCGCCTCCACAAGCACCGCGTCGTCGGAGTGGGTCGGTCTCGCGGCTGTTCCCGCCGCGGCAGCCGTCGGCCTGGTCGCCGTCGGCGCCCTCGTGCCGACCCCGCACCCCGTTCTCCGCGAGCCCTTCCACGCCGGCGCCTTGGCGGCCATCGCGCTCGCGTCGATGGCGCCCGCCTCGTTCGCGGGCCTCCTGGGGTCAGCCACCGTCTGGGGAGTCGACAGTGAGGACGACCTCTTCGACCCTGCCGTGACGGGGGCGACTGCGACGGGCCTCGCCTCCGTCGCGATCGGGTTGATCGCGTTCGGGCTGCTGTCGATACGTCGCGGCGAGAACCGTCGGTGGGTCGCGCAGCTCGGCGCCTGGTCGGGAATGGCCGCGGCGCTCGTCACCTTGACCTCTACCTCGCTCCCCCTCTGGGTCCGGGTCGCACTCGGCCTCAGCTACGCCGTCGGCCTGAGTCTGGCCGTGATGCTCCCGCGCCTGCTCTCGAGCTCTGCCGCAACGAGGCTGCCGCTCATCGCCGGAGCGCACGCGGCTCTGATCCTCGCCGGGCTCCTGTCCTGGCGCGACGACGCGGTCGTCGTGTGGGCCGGGACGGCGATCGTCGCGACCGTCGCTCTGCTCGCCCGCACCCTGCCCGCCGCCGCGCGCTTCTGGCATGTGGGGGTCGGCTACGCGTACGCCCTCGTCGTCTTCGGCACCGCCCTGCATCAGCTCGGCCTCGGGTCGATCGCCCTGCTGTGCCTGACCACCGCGGTCGGGGGCATCGCAGCGATCGTGGCGACCTTCGTCCCCGCCGTGCGCCCCCGCGCCTGGTGGGCCGTCCTCGTCGTCACCGCGGTGCCGTTCGCGATCGGCGTCGCCCAGGTGGTGTTCGAACGGAGCGGATGGACCGCGCTGTCGACCGCCGTGATCTTCGCCCTCGCCCTGACCCTCGTGCACACCCGGCGACCGGGCCTGGGCGCGGCGCTGCGCACCCTCGCGGGCGCCGTCCTCGTGCCCGCGCTCGCGGTGGTCGCGGTGTGCCTCGGTGCCCAGTTCCTCGAGGTCAGCGGATCGCCCGTCGTCCTGCCGGTGATCGCGGCGCTCGTCGCCCTCGTCCTGCCCTCGCTGCCCACCATCCGCGATGCTCTCGTCGGTCGCGTGGGCGAAACCGGAGCCGCTGCCGCCGAGCGCGGAATCGAAGCATCCACTCTGCTGACGGCGGCCATCGCCGTAGCACTATCGCTCGCCCGCGAGTCGGCGGGCCTCGGGACGACGCTGGTCGTGCTGACGATCCTCGGCGTCGGCGCGGGCGCCGCCGCCCTGTGGGGCCGTCGCCGATACGGCTGGTGGCTCGCGGGCGCCGCCCTCACCGGCGCGCTCTGGTGCGCGTGGGCTCTGTCCGGCGTCGACGCGTTCGAACCGTACGTCCTCCCTCCGACCCTCGGCGCAGCCATCATCGGACTGGTCCTCACCGCGCGCGGCGGCAAGGGGCGCGCTATCTACTGCGCCGGACTCGTTCTCGCCGTCGTCCCGGTCGCCGTCCTGCTGGCGATCAGCGGTTCCGGCGGTCCGGTCGCCGGGCGGACGTACGGACTCGTCGTCGCGGCGTGGGCGCTCGCGGGCATCGGGATGCTGCTGGGCCGCGGCGATTCGCGGATCGCCGAGCGGCTGCGGGGACTGCGCGTGCCGACCTTCGCCGTCGCCGTCGCCGCCGGGGCCGCCGGGGCGGTGCAGGCCGTTCGATGGGGCTTCGCCCTGGACACGGCTCCTCTCTCGGCGACGCCTGACGTCCTCCTCTTCCTTGCTCTCGGCGCGGCCGGAGCGATTCCGGCCGCTCTCGCCGGTCGTGCGCTGCGTCGCGGCGGCGCGGCCGGCTCGCCGCTGGCGTCATCGCGATGGCTGCTCGCCCCGGCGGTGCTGTACATCGCCGCCGCGGCGTGGCCCGCGATCCATCGCGACTGGTTCACGATCTGGACGATGTGGGCGCTGATGGTGGCGGCCCTGGCCATCATGCTCGTCGTCGCCGTTCGTGACCGCTCGAGGGCTACGGGCCTGCCGCCGGTGTGGTTCCTCTTCGTGATCGCCTTCGCCACGGCAGTGGTCGCCTGGAGTCCGCGCGATCTACGGGTGGAGTGGTTCTCGCTTCCTCTCGGGGCGTTCCTCCTCGTCGCGGGCGCAACCGCCCTGGCCGGGAGCGCCGCGGGCGGCGATGCGGCCGCGCGTCCCCGACTCTCCGACTGGCCGCGCGGTTGGCGCGGGTCGTGGGCGCTCCTCGCACCGGGGCTGCTCGTCATGCTCAGCGCCTCCATCGCTGCGACGTACACCGACCCGCTCACGTGGCGCGCGATCCTCGTGATCGTGGTGGCGCTGGCGGCCATCCTGGTCGGTGCGGGCGCACGCGTGGCCGCACCGTTCGTCATCGGCATCGTGGTGCTCCCTGTCGAGAACGTGCTCGCGTTCATGGTGCAGATCGGGCGCGGCATCGAATCGATGCCGTGGTGGATCACGCTGTCGGTCGTCGGTGCGGTGCTGTTGATCATCGCGGTCACCTACGAACGCCGCGACGGCGAGGGGGAAGGGATCGCCGCGCGACTGCGCGACCTCGCGTGA
- a CDS encoding helix-turn-helix domain-containing protein, whose product MPIIINLDVELAKKKMSVQDFAAAIDITPANVSVLKNGRAKAVRFSTLDAICRVLDCQPGDILVWVPDDPDAAPGDRGDER is encoded by the coding sequence ATGCCGATCATCATCAACCTCGACGTGGAGCTTGCGAAGAAGAAGATGTCGGTGCAGGACTTCGCCGCCGCGATCGACATCACCCCGGCGAACGTGTCTGTGCTCAAGAACGGCCGCGCGAAGGCCGTGAGGTTCTCCACCCTCGACGCGATCTGCCGCGTGCTGGACTGTCAGCCCGGCGACATCCTCGTCTGGGTTCCCGACGACCCGGATGCTGCGCCCGGAGATCGCGGGGACGAGCGGTGA
- a CDS encoding DUF2975 domain-containing protein, producing the protein MQRNTILVLKILIFLLLALLLFCQIAVVPAVAAQSAVRYGDVAYLQIPGIIVGVAFLVCVQVVLICVWRLLSLVREEGIFSERAFVDVDVSLGAVGFATLLVLVALVTFLLTGMSTASINLLCLLGIVVGLGLTLLIVVMRSLLRKASQLEHDLSEVV; encoded by the coding sequence ATGCAACGCAACACGATCCTCGTCCTGAAGATCCTCATCTTCCTCCTTCTCGCGCTGCTCCTGTTCTGTCAGATCGCGGTGGTCCCCGCCGTCGCCGCGCAGTCGGCGGTCCGATACGGTGACGTCGCCTACCTGCAGATACCGGGCATCATCGTGGGGGTCGCGTTCCTCGTCTGCGTGCAGGTCGTGCTGATCTGCGTCTGGCGGCTGCTGTCGCTCGTGCGCGAGGAGGGGATCTTCAGCGAACGGGCGTTCGTCGACGTCGATGTGAGCCTCGGCGCGGTCGGATTCGCGACCCTGCTCGTGCTGGTGGCGCTGGTGACCTTCCTGCTGACCGGCATGTCGACGGCGTCGATCAACCTCCTGTGCCTGCTGGGGATCGTGGTCGGCCTCGGCCTGACCCTGCTCATCGTGGTCATGCGGAGCCTGCTGCGCAAAGCCTCGCAGCTCGAGCACGACCTGTCCGAGGTCGTCTGA
- a CDS encoding MFS transporter yields MAETRSRISHDAGFWVVAVCFTLVMAYSTVPTPLYPLYQQQDGFPVSVVTVVFAAYAVGVVFSLFFVGHLSDGVGRRRMLVIAVLVSALSAVLFLVWSSVPGLILARLVNGVSIGALTATATAHLGELRSRARPNENAVVAASVSGAANLGGLALGPLIGGLFAEFLPAPLVLPHVVFLVLLLAAALVLTAVPETVDVPAERPAYRPQRLAAPPSSRSAFVAAGFAAFAGFSLFGLFTSLAPTFLVGTFDQPDHLAAGATAFSVFAAAAAGQVVFARVRLRVQLTVAVTCCAVGLVGVALGAVLPQLAVFLVGGVVAGVGVGLLFRASIATASGLAAPGRRGETLALVFLVAYCGLALPVLAVGLFLLFIPQTTVLLVFSALVLIATVSAGLVMRARASTP; encoded by the coding sequence ATGGCCGAGACACGATCACGCATCTCGCACGACGCGGGCTTCTGGGTCGTCGCGGTGTGCTTCACCCTCGTCATGGCGTACTCGACGGTGCCGACGCCGCTCTATCCGCTGTACCAGCAGCAGGACGGCTTCCCGGTGTCGGTCGTGACCGTCGTGTTCGCCGCGTACGCGGTGGGGGTCGTCTTCAGCCTCTTCTTCGTCGGCCACCTCAGCGACGGGGTGGGGCGACGACGGATGCTGGTGATCGCCGTGCTCGTCTCCGCGTTATCCGCCGTGCTCTTCCTCGTGTGGAGCTCCGTACCGGGGCTGATCTTGGCGCGTCTGGTCAACGGGGTGAGCATCGGCGCACTCACCGCGACCGCCACCGCCCACCTCGGCGAACTGCGGTCGCGGGCCCGCCCGAACGAGAATGCGGTCGTCGCCGCGTCCGTATCGGGTGCGGCGAACCTCGGCGGGCTCGCGCTCGGCCCGTTGATCGGCGGACTGTTCGCCGAGTTCCTCCCCGCTCCGCTCGTGCTCCCGCACGTTGTCTTCCTCGTGCTGCTGCTGGCCGCCGCCCTCGTGCTGACAGCCGTTCCCGAGACCGTCGACGTGCCCGCGGAGCGCCCCGCCTACCGGCCTCAGCGGCTGGCGGCGCCTCCCTCGTCTCGGAGCGCGTTCGTCGCCGCCGGTTTCGCGGCTTTCGCGGGGTTCTCGCTCTTCGGACTCTTCACATCCCTCGCGCCGACGTTCCTCGTGGGGACGTTCGATCAGCCCGATCATCTGGCCGCCGGCGCCACGGCGTTCTCCGTGTTCGCCGCGGCGGCCGCCGGGCAGGTCGTGTTCGCCCGTGTGAGGTTGCGCGTGCAGCTGACGGTGGCCGTCACCTGCTGCGCCGTGGGCCTCGTCGGTGTGGCGCTGGGGGCGGTGCTCCCCCAGCTCGCGGTGTTCCTCGTCGGCGGCGTCGTCGCGGGCGTCGGCGTCGGGTTGCTGTTCCGCGCGTCCATCGCGACGGCATCGGGACTGGCCGCCCCGGGTCGACGCGGCGAGACCCTCGCACTGGTGTTCCTCGTCGCCTACTGCGGCCTCGCTCTCCCCGTGCTCGCGGTGGGACTCTTCCTCCTCTTCATCCCCCAGACCACGGTGCTGCTCGTCTTCAGCGCCCTCGTGCTCATCGCCACCGTCAGTGCAGGTCTCGTCATGCGCGCACGGGCGTCGACCCCCTGA